Part of the Nostoc sp. ATCC 53789 genome, AAATCTACTTTCATCAAAATTCTTAATCGCATTAGCGAATTAGAAGGGCCTGTAAAAGTTGAAGGACATGTAGAATTTTTTGGTCAGAATATTTACGATCCTCGTGTCAACATCAACCGATTACGCCGCCAAATTGGTATGGTGTTTCAAAAACCGAATCCTTTTCCGATAAGCATTTACGAAAATGTTGCCTACGGTATGAGAATAGCAGGTAGGAATTCAAAATTAGAATTAGATGAAATTGTTGAATCTGCCCTTAAAAGCGCTGCTCTTTGGGATGAAGTGAAAGATAAGCTCGATAAATCAGCTTTAGGGCTTTCTGGTGGTCAACAACAAAGATTATGTATTGCCCGCGCTTTAGCAGTTAAGCCGAAAGTTCTGCTGATGGATGAGCCTTGCTCTGCTCTTGACCCCATTGCCACCATGAAAGTTGAGGAACTCCTTCATAGCTTACAGTCTGAGTTGACAATTGCGATCGTTACCCACAATATGCAACAAGCCGCCCGCGTTTCTGATTTTACGGCTTTCTTTAGCACCGACGAAAGTCGCATTGGTCAAATGATTGAATTTGGCGCTACAGAGCAAATCTTTAACAATCCAATAGACCCTCGCACTCGCGACTACATTTCAGGGCGTTTCGGTTAAGGTATGTTCTAGCGTGACTTATTGATTTTTGTCGAACTATCTCGCGCTAGAAGATACTCATAAAATGTAGTTTAAAAAAGTTACTAATTTATCTTGATAAATAAACTAACTCCTCATTATCCATGAGGTGTATGTGATATTGATATAGAACTCATATTTGATTTTTGAAAAAACTTTATACAACTCAAAAAGCCTTTTTTCCTATTGCCTCTTGCCAACCCACACAAGTAAGTATGGCTACACCACGCCGCGCGAACAAAAATCAAAGCGGATTTCTATATAGCTATTTTAAATCGAACCAGACCAAATCCTTTCTCATAACAGAGATGATACGTCAATTAAGGGGGAAAAGATAGGCATAAAAAGTCTATAAAAGATAATTTTTGGAACACAGTCTTAAGATGAATATCTGATAACAGTTTATCTGCTGGATGACTACAGCATAACTACGTAATTTACATG contains:
- the pstB gene encoding phosphate ABC transporter ATP-binding protein PstB; protein product: MSNLIPAIKVKNISFYYGTTKAIEKVSIDIYQKQVTAIIGPSGCGKSTFIKILNRISELEGPVKVEGHVEFFGQNIYDPRVNINRLRRQIGMVFQKPNPFPISIYENVAYGMRIAGRNSKLELDEIVESALKSAALWDEVKDKLDKSALGLSGGQQQRLCIARALAVKPKVLLMDEPCSALDPIATMKVEELLHSLQSELTIAIVTHNMQQAARVSDFTAFFSTDESRIGQMIEFGATEQIFNNPIDPRTRDYISGRFG